From a region of the Saccharomycodes ludwigii strain NBRC 1722 chromosome VII, whole genome shotgun sequence genome:
- the VAB2 gene encoding Vab2p (similar to Saccharomyces cerevisiae YEL005C | VAB2 | VAc8p Binding), translated as MSLLKDSKEYKELKKLGKVPSYTKYYNDTIFRNVDNELQQVKKDLLITKDKLLNEIKNENDQSKLIDSRISNLHKSLKHAKYKTEQYYNKHNYETSTQANFEKINSISDSIDSKIFQLNDILQNILVNLEASENANDSTMEFLIDHSNKEEFPLLYEMLLQRQPIPQTHSEQGTPIIESNTLALRDNKKSIVKSFQFPNEIIKNLSQTSKPCTSESTETVELKLSYKK; from the coding sequence aTGTCTCTGCTTAAAGACTCAAAAGAGTAcaaagaattgaaaaaattaggAAAAGTACCTTCGTAcacaaaatattataacgaTACAATCTTTAGAAATGTTGACAATGAATTACAAcaagttaaaaaagatCTACTTATTACCAAGGATAAACTATtgaatgaaattaaaaatgagaaTGATCAATCAAAGTTGATAGATTCCAGGATTTCTAACTTGCACAAATCTTTAAAACAtgcaaaatataaaacagaACAATATTACAATAAACATAATTACGAAACTTCCACCCAAGCcaattttgaaaagatAAATTCTATTAGTGATTCAATAGATTCAAAGATATTTCAACTAAACgatattttacaaaatatacTTGTCAACTTAGAAGCTAGTGAGAATGCTAATGACAGTACTATGgaatttttaatagatCATTCCAATAAAGAGGAGTTTCCCTTGCTATATGAGATGTTATTACAGAGGCAGCCGATACCACAAACACACTCAGAACAAGGAACACCAATTATTGAGTCAAATACCTTGGCTCTTcgagataataaaaagtcaATTGTAAAATCTTTCCAATTTCCAAACGAGATAATCAAGAATCTATCACAGACGAGCAAGCCATGCACAAGTGAGTCAACAGAAACTGTTGAACTCAAGTTAtcatacaaaaaataa
- the BET1 gene encoding Bet1p (similar to Saccharomyces cerevisiae YIL004C | BET1 | Blocked Early in Transport) translates to MNGNTNNNPFSSYHNNKHTTVTNNNNKNNTYNHNDIDNSTYNENNDININNSNQLHQRSNTSATVSGSFEHKRTQLFGPGFGLPNFPAKTVSNNEDHDTKKIYHNENNSGSDVPLNYSNTILAQLESQSEKHMNVMGTKIKALKELSVKMGDEIRSSNQTIDQLGNTFENTSAKIKKNFRNMMDMAKNSRVSLRTWLIIFIVIIFFFLRVWTR, encoded by the exons aTGAATGGAAA caCCAACAATAACCCTTTCTCTTCCTATCACAATAACAAACATACTACCgttaccaataataataacaaaaataatacctATAACCATAATGATATCGATAATAGCACATATAACGAGaataatgatataaatattaataatagtaatcaATTACATCAACGTTCAAATACATCAGCTACCGTATCAGGCTCATTTGAGCATAAAAGAACACAGTTATTTGGACCTGGGTTTGGATTACCAAATTTCCCCGCAAAAACAGTTTCCAACAATGAAGATCATGATACCAAGAAAATCTATCATAACGAAAATAATAGTGGCAGCGACGTACCATTAAATTACTCGAATACAATCCTAGCACAATTAGAGAGCCAAAGTGAAAAACACATGAACGTAATGGGAACTAAGATCAAAGCATTAAAAGAGTTATCTGTTAAAATGGGCGATGAAATCAGAAGCAGTAACCAAACAATAGATCAATTGGGTAATACTTTTGAAAACACTTCggcaaaaattaaaaaaaatttccgTAACATGATGGACATGGCCAAAAACTCAAGAGTCAGTTTGAGAACATGGTTGATAATATTCATTgtcattatatttttctttctacGTGTTTGGACCAGATAA
- the YIA6 gene encoding NAD+ transporter (similar to Saccharomyces cerevisiae YIL006W | YIA6 | mitochondrial NAD+ transporter (paralog of YEL006W | YEA6)) — protein MNDDVEGRKSNNNTNATDLVVPKVIKKHVLEAQNCINTDTEITHIDDMIAYPHSSDIVDFIPPHEDHTHALNTSITTVSNGDSNVSTHTTEKGQTVNALAILPNLPFFSRNFTDTEITALSGAVSGFLAGVSVCPLDVAKTRLQVQNQSTYYHGIMGTLKTIVRDEGVRGLYKGVVPIVLGYFPTWMIYFSVYEKCKKCYPLFFQFNFKNSDFVMHSFSAISAGAVSTICTNPIWVVKTRLMLQIKNIDFEPKVWPIGVNRTVNSKELVDNYYKVYSGTLDAFYKMYKSEGIRSFYKGLVPSFFGLLHVAIHFPVYEQLKVLFKCNQDIDPTSTTNKNLQIHRLILASCLSKMIASTLTYPHEIVRTRMQIRRGDDKTRMIGIIKEVYNKKGVSGFYSGFNTNLARTVPASVITLVSFEYIRKYLKHLNAKYAV, from the coding sequence atgaatGATGATGTTGAAGGGAGAAAatcaaacaataataccaatgCTACAGATTTAGTCGTACCTAAagtgataaaaaaacatgTATTAGAAGCCCAAAATTGTATTAACACCGATACAGAAATAACACACATAGATGATATGATTGCATATCCCCATAGCAGCGATATAGTAGATTTTATTCCACCACACGAAGACCATACACATGCTCTAAATACCTCCATTACTACGGTATCAAATGGCGATAGCAATGTTTCAACGCATACTACAGAAAAAGGACAAACTGTTAATGCTCTTGCTATTCTTCCCAACTTGCCATTTTTCTCAAGAAATTTCACAGATACAGAAATCACAGCATTAAGCGGGGCAGTTAGTGGGTTTTTGGCAGGTGTAAGTGTTTGTCCATTGGACGTAGCGAAAACTAGGTTGCAAGTACAAAACCAATCTACTTACTATCATGGCATTATGGGTACATTAAAAACTATTGTCAGGGATGAAGGTGTGAGAGGATTATATAAGGGTGTTGTACCAATTGTATTAGGTTATTTCCCAACATGGATGATCTACTTTTCAGTATACGAAAAATGCAAGAAATGTTATCCGCTTTTTTTCcagtttaattttaaaaattcagaTTTTGTTATGCATAGTTTCTCTGCCATTTCTGCTGGAGCTGTTTCGACTATTTGCACAAATCCTATCTGGGTAGTTAAAACTAGGCTAATGCTGcagattaaaaatatagattTTGAACCCAAAGTGTGGCCCATTGGTGTGAATAGAACTGTGAATAGTAAAGAATTGGttgataattattataaagtGTACAGTGGAACTTTGGACGCATTTTACAAGATGTATAAAAGTGAAGGCATAAGATCGTTTTATAAGGGTTTGGTTCCTTCCTTTTTCGGATTATTACATGTTGCTATTCATTTCCCTGTGTACGAGCAGTTAAAAGTGTTATTTAAGTGTAATCAAGACATTGATCCAACCAGCACCACCAACAAGAATTTGCAGATACATCGATTAATTTTAGCATCGTGTCTGTCCAAGATGATTGCCAGTACTTTAACGTATCCACATGAAATTGTAAGGACCAGAATGCAAATACGAAGGGGTGACGATAAGACTAGGATGATTGGCATTATCAAGGAAGTGTACAATAAAAAGGGGGTTTCTGGGTTTTATTCTGGGTTTAATACAAATTTGGCAAGAACTGTTCCTGCATCGGTTATCACTTTGGTTTCATTTGAAtatattagaaaatatttaaaacatttgaaTGCTAAGTATGCGGTTTAA
- the GCN4 gene encoding amino acid starvation-responsive transcription factor GCN4 (similar to Saccharomyces cerevisiae YEL009C | GCN4 | General Control Nonderepressible), whose amino-acid sequence MSASMYNDEQKKENTNCPNVVGELVFNKFAKIMEGPEHSEYRALYTGTENTKNDIEETEEWLNFEYKNSPAAGTVKIENEEEQLANEALINGFLSCDSSPMLEIDNVDDSNPETWTCLFDDEPMEKEDSSAVVSSDVVGAANPKGGITTTTGNGFLPTPVLEDDLEVGCSDIKLKTITTKKVNKKVDHLGIVAYNRRNRSTSLKPIELVSEDPAALKRAKNTEAARRSRARKAERMSQLEAKVEELLARNSALEEEVLRLRSMLGE is encoded by the coding sequence ATGTCTGCTTCTATGTATAACGATGAACAGAAGAAGGAAAACACCAACTGTCCAAATGTAGTGGGCGAGTTGGTGTTCAATAAATTTGCTAAAATTATGGAAGGACCAGAGCATAGCGAGTACAGGGCTCTTTACACCGGTACTGAGAATACCAAAAACGATATTGAAGAAACAGAAGAGTGGTTGAATTTTGAGTATAAGAACTCGCCAGCTGCTGGTACTGTCAAgattgaaaatgaagaagaacaaTTGGCAAACGAAGCTTTGATCAACGGTTTTCTTTCGTGCGATTCATCGCCGATGTTGGAGATTGACAATGTTGATGACTCCAATCCTGAGACTTGGACTTGTTTGTTTGATGATGAACCAATGGAGAAGGAGGATAGCTCTGCTGTTGTTTCTTCCGATGTTGTTGGCGCTGCTAATCCAAAGGGTGGTATTACTACCACCACAGGTAATGGTTTTTTGCCTACGCCTGTTTTGGAGGATGATTTGGAGGTTGGATGTTCTGATATCAAGTTGAAGACTATTACTACTAAGAAGgttaacaaaaaagttGATCACTTGGGTATTGTTGCTTACAATCGCAGAAACCGCAGCACTTCTTTGAAGCCCATAGAATTAGTTTCTGAGGACCCGGCTGCTTTGAAACGTGCCAAGAACACCGAGGCTGCCCGTCGTTCTCGTGCTAGAAAGGCTGAAAGAATGAGTCAGTTAGAGGCCAAGGTTGAGGAATTGTTGGCCAGGAACTCTGCTTTGGAGGAGGAGGTTTTGAGATTGAGATCGATGCTAGGTGAGTAA
- the CFD1 gene encoding iron-sulfur cluster assembly protein CFD1 (similar to Saccharomyces cerevisiae YIL003W | CFD1 | Cytosolic Fe-S cluster Deficient), with translation MDSTNQDLIPKSLSNVKHIILIMSGKGGVGKSSIATQLALSLAGEHNLKVGVLDIDLTGPSIPRMFGLENKQVLQSTKGWLPVKLPNNGNKGSIKVMSLGFLLNNRGNSVVWRGPKKTAMIKQFISDVYWGDADDGLDYLLIDTPPGTTDEHISIVEELRFFQSVVDGAIVVTTPQNVAISDVRKQINFCKAVDLKIIGIIENMSGFVCPYCEECTDIFSSGGGSALAKNLNIRYLGDIPIDPKFVELIETQSCNQDNTKNEKENGGPNLINEYKKLTTLSRIFSKITCEIINYPPKK, from the coding sequence atgGATTCTACAAATCAAGACTTAATACCTAAATCATTGAGCAATGTCAAacatataatattaattatgtCAGGTAAAGGCGGTGTAGGTAAAAGCTCCATAGCTACCCAATTAGCTTTAAGTTTAGCAGGTGAACATAATCTAAAGGTAGGTGTTTTAGATATAGATTTAACGGGGCCTTCTATTCCCAGAATGTTCGGTTTAGAAAACAAACAGGTTTTACAATCAACCAAAGGCTGGTTACCCGTAAAACTACCAAATAATGGTAACAAAGGCTCGATTAAAGTTATGTCTTTGGGTTTTCTATTAAATAACCGTGGTAATAGTGTTGTTTGGAGGGGTCCTAAAAAAACAGCTATGattaaacaatttatttCAGATGTTTATTGGGGTGATGCCGATGATGGTTTGGATTACTTATTGATAGACACGCCGCCGGGCACTACAGATGAACATATCTCCATAGTTGAAGAATTAAGATTTTTCCAATCAGTTGTAGACGGTGCTATTGTTGTCACAACTCCACAAAACGTTGCCATTTCTGATGTTCGCAAGCAGATTAATTTCTGTAAAGCTGTAGATTTGAAGATTATTGGGATAATCGAAAATATGTCGGGCTTTGTTTGCCCTTATTGTGAGGAGTGTACTGATATATTTTCTAGTGGTGGAGGTTCAGCTTTGGctaaaaatttgaatataAGATATTTGGGTGATATTCCAATAGATCCTAAATTTGTCGAACTAATTGAAACACAAAGCTGTAATCAGGATAACACTaagaatgaaaaagaaaatgggggtccaaatttaataaatgagtacaaaaaattaacaacgCTATCAAGAATATTTAGTAAGATAACCTGtgaaattataaattatcccccaaaaaaataa
- the EPS1 gene encoding protein disulfide isomerase EPS1 (similar to Saccharomyces cerevisiae YIL005W | EPS1 | ER-retained Pma1 Suppressing) produces MLHSSSKLHVLLEFFSLLVVVVTSATVTDNNNKDDFSLPLTLTTETFKETLAENLHIVEFYSPYCGHCKSLAPIWKETVQTFNEDPNSSKLGISFNQVNCVESGDLCSEEDIHAYPSIRLYGPSGFIKPYPKSYKRTVEDFIKFAKLEAMSQENFDLTSLQSLSIHLENYDILNLLGGVGMPKPHSADEKENSDDRYDTSPFLVSFWPSKDFKDPKDISGDKKKVFSNNCDNCYEFSQTWIKISNELALYGIKSGHFNCEDKNNEQICTELGFENLVHQKNSRAPLTPKIALIIPSKKLNNFFIYNENEDVDLNGIEKMVDFATRTVENSQVKDIDIRTLKKFINNKITIPKSKESDSDGDIYVVFNYDPDTVFQEDFDFLEYLIEPFSRIPNLYLFKSTNDLAKFTKGTTEQLFNLINYNTSEETKKMDEDVFYKRTFSPKPTFYMYKEGCLIPNVFKGYSTTELRNFGYFMDWIHQDETPFVNELKPDNFLELTNFEKEYYGQVAIQLIDTSNEKDRSSVEMFMNNFVLSALDYEMLRWKYLHAQILAERKEKNDKADNLRKQKAASTKIVNVMIKEIFLNYNKRVLYTYLDLSKYKDFLNDAGLNPNKRDFQNGDVIIIENDTPQVRYYDQDPFGAYLTSVSPYYLKELLAYINFPDGVHGKNDVPRTLKFNDLEDTFVQGHELEDDYTERNFLPFFTKILDVLVEHKLMTIMVLILVLFRVILSFRRRKLKMRYNNKRNSTGILGRGNDAVLKKLNKD; encoded by the coding sequence ATGTTACACAGTTCCTCAAAATTACATGTACTTTTGgagtttttttctttattagtagtagtagtaactTCAGCCACTGTaactgataataataacaaagatGATTTTAGCTTACCTCTTACACTAACAACGGaaacttttaaagaaaCGTTGGCTGAAAATTTACATATTGTTGAATTTTATTCTCCATATTGTGGTCACTGTAAGTCGTTAGCACCCATATGGAAAGAAACCGTTCAAACATTTAATGAAGATCCAAATTCGTCCAAATTAGGAATTTCGTTTAATCAGGTTAATTGTGTGGAAAGTGGCGATTTGTGTAGTGAAGAAGACATACATGCCTACCCTAGTATAAGATTATATGGGCCCAGTGGATTTATTAAGCCTTATCCCAAGAGTTATAAGAGAACTGTCGAggattttataaaatttgcCAAATTAGAAGCTATGTCAcaagaaaattttgatttaacTAGTTTACAAAGTTTAAGTATCCATTTAGAAAattatgatattttaaacttaCTAGGTGGTGTTGGGATGCCCAAGCCCCACAGTGCCGatgagaaagaaaatagcGACGATAGGTATGACACTTCTCCATTTCTAGTATCTTTTTGGCCATCTAAAGACTTTAAAGACCCAAAAGACATCTCGggtgacaaaaaaaaagttttttcaaataattgtGATAATTGTTATGAGTTTTCCCAAACTTGGATTAAGATATCTAATGAATTGGCTCTTTATGGTATTAAAAGTGGGCATTTTAATTGTGAggacaaaaataatgaacaAATATGCACTGAATTAGGGTTTGAAAACTTGGTACACCAGAAAAATTCTAGAGCTCCGTTAACCCCTAAAATTGCCTTAATTATACCAAGTAAAAAgctaaacaatttttttatttataatgaaAACGAGGATGTTGATCTAAACGGTATCGAAAAGATGGTTGATTTTGCTACCAGAACCGTTGAAAATAGTCAAGTAAAGGATATTGATATTAGGACTcttaaaaagtttattaataacaaaatcaCGATTCCTAAAAGCAAGGAAAGCGATTCGGATGGGGACATATACGTTGTTTTCAATTATGACCCAGATACCGTTTTTCAAGaagattttgattttttggaatatttAATCGAACCGTTTAGTAGAATACCCAATTTGTATCTATTTAAAAGCACTAATGACTTGGCCAAGTTTACGAAGGGCACCACGGAacaactttttaatttaatcaaTTATAATACTAGTGaagaaactaaaaaaatggatGAGGATGTTTTTTACAAAAGGACATTTAGTCCCAAACCCACATTCTACATGTATAAGGAGGGATGTTTGATCCCTAACGTTTTTAAGGGTTATTCTACAACTGAATTGAGAAACTTTGGGTATTTTATGGATTGGATCCACCAGGATGAAACCCCCTTCGTGAATGAGTTAAAACCGGATAACTTTTTAGAATTGactaattttgaaaaggaGTATTATGGACAAGTGGCAATTCAACTAATCGACACTTCTAACGAGAAAGATCGTTCCAGTGTGGAGATGTTTATGAACAATTTTGTCTTGAGTGCTTTGGATTATGAAATGTTACGTTGGAAATATTTACACGCCCAAATATTAGCGGAAAGAAAGGAGAAAAATGACAAAGCCGATAACTTAAGGAAGCAAAAAGCTGCAAGTACCAAAATTGTTAATGTTATGATCaaggaaatttttttgaattataaTAAGAGAGTTCTATATACCTATTTGGATTTATCCAAATATAAAGATTTCTTAAATGATGCCGGGTTGAATCCAAATAAGCGTGATTTCCAAAACGGTGAcgtgataataatagagaATGATACTCCCCAAGTCCGTTATTATGACCAAGATCCATTTGGTGCCTATCTAACATCTGTTTCTCCGTACTATTTAAAGGAATTATTGGCATATATCAATTTTCCAGATGGCGTGCATGGTAAAAATGATGTACCAAGGACTTTGAAATTTAATGATTTGGAAGACACGTTCGTACAAGGTCACGAATTAGAAGATGACTACACGGAAAGAAActttttaccatttttcacaaaaattttggatGTTCTTGTTGAACATAAATTGATGACAATTATGGTTCTTATACTAGTACTATTCCGTGTTATCCTGTCTTTTAGGAGACGTAAACTCAAAATGaggtataataataagagaAATTCTACCGGTATATTGGGCCGTGGGAATGATGCTGttcttaaaaaattgaataaagactaa
- the MIT1 gene encoding Mit1p (similar to Saccharomyces cerevisiae YHR177W | Regulator Of Fluffy): MTHSPVTYSNCYISTSRDVLLILQKIFIEQKLDLVTSRLTYSDRHNFVKSGNLFCFLEKKTGVKRWTDGLCWSNSRVTGKFLIYKELDNVNNNIHHTIDHKSKILKKKTLRLPLGNNDAIHIISYYTDLDIKLKHIMRPSEDPFFTNGDANINDSNVSSVSWDLKQMVGQFFYNNEDTNSTDSNTISTRQARFDANNNVTSNSMTSLLSSTTNSLALGTDRRGYHKEYISEENGDENLQIRNLKSVSTSPHATCSGIAVIASDNNNNNNNSNNNNNSNNNNNNNNNNNNTTINTNARKNHNLLADTSNATNIYISEYPNVEHNIVIDNTNNLYNNNTAYPVNMSTIVPQMCYYGQGIMYTNSIDGMNSVPIQYLQNITDTSRFINSGCKTVSPQTMITTSYPAPPDIYDNRQVNVIRDGYESVYSNTDSNNSLQINTINTTNGASFSRKLPGIEQLLSIL; this comes from the coding sequence ATGACACATTCACCAGTAACCTATTCCAATTGTTATATAAGTACTTCAAGGgatgttttattaattttgcaAAAGATATTTATTGAACAAAAGTTGGATTTAGTTACTTCAAGACTTACTTATTCAGATAGGCACAATTTTGTAAAGAGTGggaatttattttgttttttagaaaaaaaaactggtGTCAAAAGATGGACCGATGGTTTATGCTGGTCAAATAGCAGAGTAACGGGCAAGTTTTTAATCTATAAGGAATTAGATaatgtaaataataacatccATCATACAATCGAccataaaagtaaaatattgaaaaaaaaaactctgCGCCTTCCTTTGGGCAACAATGATGCCATTCATATAATATCATATTACACAGATCTGGACATCAAGTTAAAACATATTATGAGACCAAGTGAGGATCCATTTTTTACAAATGGCGATGCCAATATTAACGACTCTAATGTTTCTTCTGTAAGTTGGGATTTGAAACAAATGGTTGGACAATTTTtctataataatgaagacACCAATAGTACTGATAGTAATACCATTTCCACTCGGCAAGCTCGTTTTGATGCCAATAATAACGTTACTTCGAATTCGATGACATCTTTATTAAGTTCTACAACAAATTCCTTGGCTTTGGGAACTGATAGAAGGGGTTACCATAAAGAATATATCTCAGAAGAAAATGGAGATGAAAATTTGCAGATAAGAAACCTAAAAAGTGTTAGCACTAGTCCACACGCTACTTGCAGTGGTATTGCGGTTATTGCTTccgataataataataataataataatagtaataataataataatagtaataataataataataataataataataataataatacaactATCAATACTAATGCTAGGAAGAATCATAATCTCCTTGCTGATACTAGCAACGCTAcaaacatttatatttccGAATATCCTAATGTTGAACATAATATAGTAATTGATAACACAAATAATctatacaataataatacagcTTATCCAGTAAATATGTCTACAATAGTTCCACAGATGTGTTATTACGGACAAGGTATTATGTATACTAATAGTATCGACGGTATGAACAGTGTTCCGATTCAGTATTTACAGAATATTACAGATACATcaagatttattaatagtGGCTGTAAAACAGTCAGCCCACAAACAATGATCACTACTTCATATCCAGCACCACCTGATATTTATGACAACAGGCAAGTAAATGTTATTCGTGATGGCTATGAAAGTGTCTATAGTAATACTgacagtaataatagtttgCAGATTAATACAATTAATACTACGAATGGTGCATCTTTTTCAAGAAAACTACCTGGTATAGAACAACTGCTTTCGattctttaa
- a CDS encoding Gti1/Pac2 family protein (similar to Saccharomyces cerevisiae YEL007W | MIT1 | Muc1 expressed Independent of TEC1), with product MYNANSDSSDISTLASASSSSNSTNVSISSLISPTISNTAVHTSNIHPPFTCSNCYLKTEKDVLLILRKTIIEHKLAIVQRRLSFQDRAKYVVNGNVFVFKEKESGIKRWTDGLTWSSSRLIDKFLVYKQQKQDATGNTEEKLLYKKTFSLKFKGDIIHIISYYNRKERGHGYIKEMKSDDDDDDEFDDVPQDCVQPSNNPFFTSNVYDTTDNNNGLQSNYNAEGAKELELILNAYWTNHPAVYKNTDKTTTTSPHRKYKKKKKKTKSLNYGIVDQILSELVEHNKNNTLKTLSEIINYNKSGHNSNADGFNEQNTSVIGQRVNKIKQTGNNNISSVNNDSIMTLSGLNIRQEIARADVTAAKTVDSNSINSIPYLMNNDVNNKAALLPTTVSHANISLQYNINVPPPPMYLYNNHNNNNYINATNETNYSSRSNSYSSSICSSSFNSNAPNFSILGSNSVSSNSSVNMANNGYMSNRSSIFSSRSSSNNITNATANINLYNNNDDDNNNNNNNNNNNNNNNKSSVHKPIKCNGVVITDFTRDFSDRNSTKDIVEFNDDVVSRDGSVDVNNNNKKKLPSITQLSLPLKY from the coding sequence ATGTATAACGCCAATTCTGATTCGAGTGACATATCAACTCTAGCATCAGCTTCCAGTAGCAGTAATAGCACCAATGTGAGTATTTCTTCGTTAATATCACCTACAATATCTAATACTGCCGTTCATACTTCCAATATACATCCGCCATTTACATGCTcaaattgttatttaaaaactgAAAAAGATGTGCTGCTGATATTACgtaaaacaataatagaaCATAAATTGGCAATAGTGCAAAGAAGATTAAGTTTTCAAGATCGCGCAAAGTATGTTGTGAATGGCAATGTATTCGTTTTTAAGGAGAAGGAAAGTGGGATAAAGAGATGGACTGATGGTTTAACTTGGTCAAGTAGCAGAttaattgataaatttttggtttacaaacaacaaaaacaagatGCTACGGGCAACACCGAAGAAAAATTACTGTATAAAAAGACATTTTCTTTGAAATTCAAAGGCGATATAATACATATAATATCATATTATAACCGAAAGGAAAGGGGGCACGGTTATAttaaagaaatgaaaagtgatgatgacgatgatgatgagtTTGACGATGTACCTCAGGATTGTGTACAACCCAGTAACAATCCATTTTTCACTAGTAATGTCTATGATACTacagataataataatggtctTCAGAGCAATTATAATGCCGAAGGTGCTAAAGAGTTAGAATTAATACTGAATGCTTATTGGACAAATCACCCAGCAGTGTATAAAAATACCGATAAAACTACTACAACTAGCCCACAtcgaaaatataaaaagaaaaaaaagaagacaAAATCTTTGAATTATGGTATAGTCGATCAAATACTAAGTGAGTTGGTAGAGcataataagaataataccTTAAAAACATTAAGCGAAATTATCAATTACAATAAGAGCGGACATAATAGTAACGCCGATGGTTTTAATGAACAAAATACAAGTGTAATTGGCCAAAGAgtgaacaaaataaaacaaaccGGTAACAATAACATAAGTTCTGTTAACAATGATAGTATAATGACTTTATCTGGGTTAAATATTCGACAAGAAATTGCTAGAGCTGATGTTACTGCGGCTAAAACCGTAGATTCTAATAGCATTAACAGTATTCCCTACTTAATGAATAATGACGTTAACAATAAAGCTGCATTGTTACCTACCACAGTTTCTCACGCTAATATTTCTTTgcaatataatataaacgTACCTCCTCCTCCGATGTACCTTTATAATAAccataataacaacaattatATCAATGCTACCAATGAAACTAATTATAGTAGCCGTAGTAATAGTTATTCCAGTAGTATATGTAGTAGTAGCTTCAATAGTAATGCACCTAATTTTAGTATTCTTGGGTCTAACAGTGTTAGCTCCAATAGTAGTGTTAATATGGCAAATAATGGATACATGAGTAATAGGAGTAGTATATTTAGTAGTAGAAGCAGCAGCAATAACATTACCAATGCCACCGCCAATATTAAcctttataataataatgatgatgataataataataataataataataataataataataataataataataagagtTCGGTTCATAAACCAATAAAGTGCAATGGTGTGGTGATAACGGATTTTACCCGCGATTTTAGCGATAGAAATAGTACTAAGGACATTGTCGAGTTTAATGATGATGTTGTTTCTCGTGATGGAAGTGTtgatgttaataataataacaaaaaaaaattgcccAGTATTACTCAATTGTCTTTGCCATTGAAGTACTGA